The Pseudomonas sp. FP2309 genome has a window encoding:
- a CDS encoding glycosyl hydrolase family 17 protein, translated as MPANARFPALPYFFALILGLLALVGYWYGLGRPVVLPDVASASHKLQCASYTPFDKDQSPFDQPFTLRPARMDADLALLATRFECIRTYSMTGLEALPALARKHGLKLMIGAWVSSDPVATEKEVDLLITSANANPDVVTSVIVGNEALLRKEVTASQLVRLIQKVKSQIKQPVTYADVWEFWLQHPEIAPAVDFLTIHLLPYWEDDPSGIDQALKHVGDVRQTFGNKFAPKDVLIGETGWPSEGRQRETAVPSRVNEAKFMRGFVAMAEANGWHYNLIEAFDQPWKRASEGAVGGYWGLFDADRQDKGILAGPVTNVPYWPLWLGVGGIIVLATLTLGGRVRSARNAIALPLLGAVAACSIGTWAELTRVTARFNDEWAWAGVLVALNLLVLAHAALALSAREGWRERAFNWLEQRAGWLVAIAGFAGAVMMLALVFDPRYRSFPSAALVLPGLVYLLRPVSGPRREIALLTFIIGAGIAPQLYREGLLNQQAWAWALVSVLMVAALWRCLRMHKA; from the coding sequence ATGCCCGCGAATGCCCGCTTCCCTGCCCTGCCCTATTTCTTCGCCCTGATCCTCGGCCTGCTGGCCCTTGTCGGCTACTGGTATGGCCTCGGCCGGCCGGTGGTGCTGCCGGACGTCGCCAGCGCCAGCCACAAGCTGCAATGTGCCTCCTACACCCCGTTCGACAAGGACCAATCCCCCTTCGACCAACCGTTCACCCTGCGCCCCGCACGCATGGACGCTGACCTGGCCCTGCTGGCCACCCGCTTTGAATGCATTCGCACGTACTCCATGACCGGCCTGGAAGCCCTGCCGGCGCTGGCGCGCAAGCACGGGTTGAAATTGATGATCGGTGCCTGGGTCAGCAGCGACCCGGTCGCAACGGAAAAAGAGGTCGACCTGCTGATCACTTCGGCCAACGCCAACCCCGATGTGGTCACTTCGGTGATCGTCGGCAACGAGGCCCTGCTGCGCAAAGAAGTCACCGCCTCGCAATTGGTGCGGCTGATCCAAAAAGTCAAAAGCCAGATCAAGCAGCCGGTGACCTATGCCGATGTGTGGGAGTTCTGGCTGCAACACCCCGAAATCGCCCCGGCGGTGGATTTCCTGACCATTCACCTGCTGCCGTACTGGGAGGATGACCCGTCCGGCATCGACCAGGCCCTCAAGCATGTGGGCGATGTGCGCCAGACCTTCGGTAACAAATTCGCGCCCAAGGATGTGCTGATCGGAGAGACCGGCTGGCCGAGCGAAGGCCGTCAGCGGGAAACCGCGGTGCCGAGCCGGGTCAACGAAGCCAAGTTCATGCGCGGCTTCGTGGCCATGGCCGAGGCCAATGGCTGGCACTACAACCTGATCGAAGCCTTCGACCAGCCATGGAAACGCGCCAGTGAAGGCGCGGTCGGCGGTTACTGGGGGCTGTTCGATGCCGATCGCCAGGATAAGGGCATCCTCGCCGGGCCGGTGACCAACGTGCCGTACTGGCCGCTGTGGCTGGGCGTCGGGGGCATCATTGTGTTGGCTACGTTGACGCTGGGGGGGCGCGTGCGCAGTGCGCGCAACGCTATTGCGCTACCCCTGCTCGGTGCCGTCGCCGCCTGTTCCATCGGTACCTGGGCGGAACTCACCCGCGTCACCGCCCGCTTTAATGACGAATGGGCGTGGGCTGGCGTGCTGGTGGCGTTGAATCTGCTGGTGCTGGCTCATGCCGCGTTGGCATTGAGCGCCCGGGAAGGTTGGCGCGAGCGGGCCTTCAACTGGCTGGAGCAACGTGCGGGTTGGCTGGTGGCGATCGCCGGTTTTGCCGGTGCGGTGATGATGCTGGCGTTGGTGTTCGACCCACGATATCGCAGCTTCCCAAGTGCGGCGCTGGTGCTGCCAGGCTTGGTATATCTGCTTCGCCCTGTGAGCGGGCCGCGACGGGAGATCGCGCTGCTGACCTTCATCATTGGCGCCGGCATTGCGCCGCAGCTGTATCGCGAAGGGTTGTTGAACCAGCAGGCTTGGGCTTGGGCGCTGGTCAGTGTGTTGATGGTCGCAGCCTTGTGGCGGTGCTTGCGGATGCACAAGGCTTAA
- a CDS encoding glycine betaine ABC transporter substrate-binding protein has protein sequence MKMRRLLGAAATLVVAMSSTLASADSKTLSIGYVDGWSDSVATTHVAAEVIKQKLGYDVKLQAVATGIMWQGVATGKLDAMLSAWLPVTHGEYWTKNKDKVVDYGPNFKDAKIGLIVPEYVKAKSIEDLKTDTTFKNKIVGIDAGSGVMLKTDEAIKQYGLDYKLQASSGAAMIAELTRAEDKQESIAVTGWVPHWMFAKWKLRFLEDPKGIYGAAETVNSIGSKGLEKKAPEVAAFLKKFQWASKDEIGEVMLAIQEGAKPDAAAKDWVAKHPERVAEWTAK, from the coding sequence ATGAAGATGCGACGACTCTTGGGCGCAGCTGCCACTCTGGTAGTTGCGATGAGCTCCACACTGGCCAGTGCCGACAGCAAAACCCTGAGCATCGGCTACGTGGATGGCTGGTCGGACAGCGTTGCCACCACTCACGTGGCGGCGGAAGTGATCAAGCAAAAGCTCGGTTATGACGTGAAACTGCAAGCGGTCGCCACCGGGATCATGTGGCAGGGCGTGGCCACCGGCAAGCTCGATGCCATGCTCTCGGCCTGGCTGCCCGTGACCCACGGCGAGTACTGGACCAAGAACAAGGACAAGGTGGTCGACTACGGCCCCAACTTCAAGGATGCCAAGATCGGCTTGATCGTGCCGGAGTACGTCAAGGCCAAGTCCATCGAAGACCTCAAAACCGACACCACCTTCAAGAATAAAATCGTCGGCATCGACGCCGGTTCAGGCGTGATGCTCAAGACCGACGAAGCCATCAAGCAGTACGGCCTCGATTACAAGCTGCAAGCCAGTTCGGGCGCCGCAATGATCGCCGAGCTGACCCGCGCAGAAGACAAGCAGGAATCCATCGCCGTCACCGGTTGGGTGCCGCACTGGATGTTCGCCAAGTGGAAACTGCGTTTCCTGGAAGACCCAAAAGGGATTTACGGCGCTGCTGAAACCGTCAACAGCATCGGCAGCAAGGGCCTGGAGAAGAAAGCGCCGGAAGTCGCGGCCTTCCTGAAGAAGTTCCAGTGGGCCTCCAAGGACGAAATCGGCGAAGTCATGCTCGCTATCCAGGAGGGCGCCAAGCCTGACGCGGCGGCCAAGGACTGGGTTGCCAAGCACCCTGAGCGTGTTGCTGAGTGGACCGCTAAATAA
- a CDS encoding DUF485 domain-containing protein, translated as MNDSIYLSIQNSPRFKELVRKRERFAWILSAIMLGLYSAFILLIAYGPQVLGAKISPGSSITWGIPLGVGLIVSAFILTGIYVRRANGEFDDLNNAILKEAAQ; from the coding sequence ATGAACGACAGCATTTACCTCTCGATTCAAAACAGCCCGCGTTTCAAGGAGCTGGTGAGAAAAAGGGAACGATTCGCCTGGATTCTCTCGGCAATCATGCTAGGGCTTTACTCCGCTTTCATCCTGTTGATCGCCTACGGGCCACAAGTACTGGGGGCCAAGATCAGCCCCGGTTCGTCGATTACCTGGGGCATTCCCTTGGGCGTCGGGTTGATTGTGTCCGCTTTTATTCTGACCGGCATTTACGTGCGTCGGGCCAATGGCGAGTTTGACGATTTGAACAATGCGATTCTCAAGGAGGCTGCGCAATGA
- a CDS encoding cation acetate symporter yields MIRRLLAVFGASLFAPAVWAADALTGEVHKQPLNISAILMFIAFVGATLCITYWASKRNKSAADYYAAGGKITGFQNGLAIAGDYMSAASFLGISALVYTSGYDGLIYSIGFLVGWPIILFLIAERLRNLGKYTFADVASYRLGQTQIRSLSACGSLVVVAFYLIAQMVGAGKLIQLLFGLDYHVAVILVGILMCMYVLFGGMLATTWVQIIKAVLLLSGASFMALMVMKHVNFDFNMLFSEAIKVHPKGEAIMSPGGLVKDPVSAFSLGLALMFGTAGLPHILMRFFTVSDAKEARKSVLYATGFIGYFYILTFIIGFGAILLVSTNPAFKDAAGALLGGNNMAAVHLANAVGGSIFLGFISAVAFATILAVVAGLTLAGASAVSHDLYASVIKKGKANDKDEIRVSKITTIALAVLAIGLGILFESQNIAFMVGLAFSIAASCNFPVLLLSMYWKNLTTRGAMIGGWLGLISAVGLMVLGPTIWVSILHHEKAIFPYEYPALFSMIIAFVGIWFFSITDKSAAAEKERALYFPQFVRSQTGLGASGAVSH; encoded by the coding sequence ATGATCCGTCGTCTACTGGCAGTATTCGGCGCTTCGCTTTTTGCTCCTGCCGTTTGGGCGGCGGACGCATTGACCGGTGAAGTGCATAAGCAACCGCTGAACATCTCGGCCATCCTGATGTTTATCGCATTCGTCGGTGCCACCCTGTGCATCACTTACTGGGCTTCCAAGCGTAACAAGTCGGCGGCCGATTACTACGCGGCCGGCGGCAAGATCACCGGTTTCCAGAACGGTCTGGCCATTGCCGGTGACTACATGTCGGCGGCGTCCTTCCTGGGGATTTCCGCGCTGGTGTACACCTCTGGCTATGATGGTCTGATCTACTCGATCGGCTTTCTGGTGGGCTGGCCGATCATTCTGTTCCTGATCGCTGAGCGCCTGCGTAACCTGGGTAAATACACCTTTGCCGACGTGGCGTCCTACCGCCTCGGGCAAACCCAGATCCGCAGCCTGTCGGCCTGTGGCTCCCTGGTGGTGGTGGCGTTCTACCTGATCGCGCAGATGGTCGGCGCCGGTAAGCTGATCCAACTGCTGTTCGGTCTGGACTACCACGTAGCGGTGATCCTGGTCGGCATCTTGATGTGCATGTACGTGTTGTTCGGCGGCATGCTGGCGACCACCTGGGTGCAGATCATCAAGGCGGTGCTGCTGTTGTCCGGCGCGTCGTTCATGGCCCTGATGGTCATGAAACACGTCAACTTCGACTTCAACATGCTGTTCTCCGAGGCGATCAAGGTTCACCCTAAAGGTGAAGCGATCATGAGCCCCGGCGGCCTGGTGAAAGACCCCGTCTCCGCGTTCTCCCTGGGCCTGGCACTGATGTTCGGTACCGCGGGCCTGCCGCACATCCTGATGCGCTTCTTCACTGTAAGCGACGCCAAGGAAGCGCGTAAGAGCGTGCTGTATGCAACTGGCTTCATCGGCTACTTCTATATCCTGACCTTTATCATCGGCTTCGGCGCGATCCTGCTGGTCAGCACCAATCCGGCCTTCAAGGATGCTGCAGGCGCTTTGCTGGGCGGTAACAACATGGCAGCGGTGCACCTGGCCAACGCGGTGGGTGGCAGTATCTTCCTGGGCTTCATCTCGGCCGTGGCGTTTGCCACCATCCTGGCGGTGGTTGCCGGTTTGACCCTGGCTGGCGCGTCGGCGGTGTCCCATGACCTCTATGCCAGTGTGATCAAGAAAGGCAAGGCCAACGATAAGGACGAGATTCGCGTGTCGAAGATCACCACCATCGCCTTGGCAGTACTGGCGATTGGTCTTGGCATCCTGTTCGAGAGCCAGAACATCGCGTTCATGGTGGGCCTGGCGTTCTCCATTGCCGCCAGCTGTAACTTCCCGGTGTTGCTGCTTTCCATGTACTGGAAAAACCTCACCACCCGTGGCGCCATGATCGGCGGCTGGCTGGGTCTGATCAGTGCCGTGGGCTTGATGGTGCTGGGCCCGACCATCTGGGTGTCGATCCTGCACCACGAAAAAGCCATCTTCCCGTACGAGTACCCGGCGCTGTTCTCGATGATCATTGCATTCGTCGGCATCTGGTTCTTCTCCATCACCGACAAGTCGGCGGCGGCAGAGAAAGAGCGTGCGCTGTACTTCCCGCAGTTTGTGCGTTCGCAGACTGGCCTGGGGGCGAGTGGGGCGGTGAGTCATTGA